The following coding sequences lie in one Rutidosis leptorrhynchoides isolate AG116_Rl617_1_P2 chromosome 4, CSIRO_AGI_Rlap_v1, whole genome shotgun sequence genomic window:
- the LOC139841989 gene encoding uncharacterized protein, giving the protein MQWRFKTETNALWVNVIRSLYGVDGGLVLENGNRHPSTSGTWSSIISASRDIDSFQVDFSNSFTKIVGDGSLTAFWSDRLLGEDKLRNVFPRLYSLEEDKEVLIKDRVIMTENNKQSWNWRREPFGRAAGDLENLNNLLPNFSFDCKNIDRWSWSLSSNGHFTVRTLSILIDDNLLNSYTSQNNTLRNNLVPKKIEIFVWRALKKRIPVLMELDKRGIDLHSVRCPLCDDDLETVDHSLIFCKHVIDVWERVYKWWNMNSFHNFSINEICGPSISNANHMTKFGKKI; this is encoded by the coding sequence tggaggtttaaaaccgaaaccaacgCCCTATGGGTTAATGTCATTCGAAGTCTCTACGGTGTTGACGGGGGCCTAGTGTTGGAAAATGGCAATCGTCATCCTTCCACTTCTGGGACCTGGTCCAGCATCATATCTGCAAGTCGTGACATTGATTCGTTTCAGGTTGATTTCAGCAATTCGTTTACAAAGATTGTTGGTGATGGTTCGTTGACAGCATTCTGGAGTGACAGATTGTTAGGAGAGGACAAATTACGCAATGTTTTCCCTCGTCTATACAGCTTAGAAGAAGACAAGGAGGTGCTGATTAAGGATCGAGTTATTATGACAGAAAACAACAAACAAAGTTGGAATTGGAGGCGAGAACCTTTCGGTCGAGCTGCAGGCGATCTCGAGAATCTTAATAATCTTTTACCAAACTTTTCCTTTGATTGCAAGAACATTGATCGTTGGAGTTGGTCTTTAAGCTCGAATGGTCACTTCACTGTTAGGACTTTATCGATATTAATTGATGATAACCTACTTAATTCGTATACTTCTCAGAACAACACACTTAGGAACAATTTGGTTCCCAAAAAAATAGAAATTTTTGTATGGCGAGCATTGAAAAAAAGAATACCCGTGTTGATGGAGCTTGACAAAAGAGGAATTGATCTTCATAGTGTTCGGTGCCCTCTTTGTGACGACGACTTGGAGACCGTGGATCACTCTCTCATTTTTTGCAAACATGTCATTGACGTTTGGGAGCGAGTGTACAAATGGTGGAACATGAACTCCTTTCATAATTTTAGTATCAACGAGATTTGTGGACCCTCCATCTCCAATGCAAATCACATGACGAAATTCGGAAAGAAGATATGA